AGTGACAGGTTTGGGATTTACTTGGGTCAGTTGGACTCACTTTCTGTATGTCTATTTGTCTTGATTCCCAATTATTCCTCGTTGGCAGCTGGGCGAATTCTGTGGAATGGAAACGCTTGGTGTTCCCTTTAGTAGAATCAGGTTAAACCTGTAATAATCTCACTGGTGAGATTTTCATTTGGCCAATTAACATTCAACCCCCCGGAATTAAGTTTCGCGCACAGACCAAAGTCACCATCTGTCGGCACAATGCGATGACCACGCGCCCGCAGCTCTCTAACTCTGTTTGTTTCTTGGCCGCAGGAACTTCTACTACATCACCATGCTGCGAGACCCGGTCTCCCGCTACCTGAGCGAGTGGAAGCACGTCCAGCGCGGCGCCACCTGGAAGACCGCCCTCCATATGTGCGACGGGCGCTCGCCCACCCAGGACGAGCTGCCCACCTGCTACAGCGGGGACGACTGGTCCGGCGTCACCCTGACAGACTTCATGAACTGCCCGTCCAACCTCGCCAACAACCGGCAGGTGCGCATGCTGGCCGACCTCAGCCTGGTGGGCTGCTACAACCTGTCCTCCATCAACGACAGCCAGCGCAACCACATCCTCCTGAGCAGCGCCATGAGCAACCTGAAGAACATGGCTTTCTACGGCCTGACCGAGTTCCAGCGCAAGACGCAGTACCTGTTCGAGCGGACGTTCAGCCTGCGCTTCATCGCCGCTTTCACGCAGATCAACAGCACGCGGGCCGCCAACGTGGACCTGAGCGAGCCCGTGCGCCGGCGCATCGAGGAGCTCAACTATTTGGACGTGCAGCTGTACGAGTACGCGAAGGACCTGTTCCTCCAGCGTTTCCAGTTCACCCGCCAGCGGGAGCACCAGGAGGTGCGCTTGAAGCGGCGCGAGGAGAGGCGCTGGCTGAGGGAGCGGAAGGAGCAGGGCAGGCCGTGGTCGCCCAAACACAGAGGGGCAGGAGGCTGGGgtgggagaagggggggagggccGGAGAAAGGGAGTGAGGGGGACTCCCCCACCACCACTGAGGACTACACAAGCCAAGTGGTCCGTTGGTGAGGATTTAgtccccagagagagagagagagagtggtagACTTCACTTAGAACctttgactctctctctctctctctctctctcgctctctcgcacATCCGGTCTCTCTTTTTTTCGCTCACCATTAATCTGTCTCCTGCATCTGTCCGTTTCTCAGCTTCAGTCTGATCCGAGTGCTCTGCTGTTTCTTTGTGAAAACTGCCAAGTCTGTGAGTCTCACAGCAGCTCTGCCTTGGAGTGCCCTTTGGTGTCTTAAATCTTTAAATGCTGatcatactttttctttttttttttggacatttCACTTTGGCCTTTCGTTAATAGACAGTGAACTGAGgtggacgaagaagaagaaggaaaaaaacaaatcaaaagaagCTGCCGCGGACTGCTGCGCTTTTAATTCTGACACTCAAAGCAAAAGCGATGAACGTTCTTTGAAGCCTTTGTTGCAACTGGTAGAAAACCCTCTGAGTGATGTAATTGTAGAGGAACGGGTGGTTGCATGTCACACTTTAAGCCAAAGTTAACGAGACCAATATAATTCAATGACAATGAAACCCTCGCTAGAGAGACCAtgctgtttgcatgcatgttgtAAATGAAATCATGGAAGATGTTTGATGCTTGTATTTAGGTTACAGTCCAGTATACGCCATTTTCTGAAATGCAGTGCTTTGCAGATTTTAACCCGTCTCCCAAAAAGTACACACAGCGCTAATGGCACAGACATTTAGGTctgaaaaaaaagcatattttgTGAGTACTTCATTTTTCGAAGCAGTGGGTTGCAGAGCCTAAAAGTTGCTAATTAGCATCGGTGATGAAATGTGTCCGTGGGGCCGGTGTACGTCCTGGCTGGGAATGAGATAATTGGCATTCAGCTCCCACGCCCCTGCCCGTCACACTGGCTGCTTTTACGTGTTTGTAGAGCTGACTGCGGCTGCACTGTTGGCAATGGGAGCGCTGTAATGCCGGCGCAGCACCAGCCAACAGACCGGTGCCTCAAAGCgggtttcaaaagaaaaaaaagcgtgCCTGTCGTTTCTTTTGCCCGATAGTTTCCAGTCCTTCAAACCCAATCAGTGTGGCATTACGTGAAGATGAAAGAGGGCTCGTTTTTATCTGCTCAAATGGGCCTCAGTGATGCTTTTTATTCCTCCCATCTCCAGTTCACTCAGAATCCCTGCTTATCAAATTAGATGTTCACTAATTGTCTGTGACTGCAGTTACATACATTATAAAATACCTCAGAGGGCACAGTTTTATTTCGTCTTTAAGAATCACCTGCGTGTGTCGTCTAGTTTGAATGATTCATGTAGCTCGTGCAGTGAATGTGTTGAATGAATTCAGGGTTAAGCTGCTCAGAGTTGTACTGGTGCATGAGGAGGATGTGGATGGCTGGATAAGAACAAAGACTGTAGGTGTATAGCACATTGATAAAACCCCAAGTGtttcaaagggagagagagcttTGAACATTGAATCGTTTCAGAATTCATAATTGAATTAATAAACGTTGTGTTGTAGTAAATAGATTAGTGATAAATCCTTTCAAAGGTATCAGCTTGAATAATAtagcctcatttttatttttattgtgctACTTGATACATTTTAAAGGCTTTTTAAAGCAAGGTTAGATGCAGCTTTTGATGCTTGTTAAattgcaaataaatgaataaatgtatttggatCATTAATAATAGTCCAATCATATAAAATCTAATTGATATATTATGCTTAATGCTAAATCATGCTATATGACATTAGATATGTATGACTACATAAAAACAATCTGCGGTTTGtaggaaaatatattttgggGGGTTAGAATTTGGGTTTTGGTATGATGAGATTTATGTGGAAATACCAAGACATTAGtgttaaaacacaacatttaagcAATTCAAATCGTATTAAGTCAAATTAATTCATAAAAGTAGGTGTGACCCCGTTGCTTATGCTATTaagattattaaataaaatgtgtttaaaggacCTTTAAGTAAAAGTGAACGCAGGATaattggttttgtgtttgtcatttttagtaAAGGCATTTTGAGCTGTCATGGCTGGTAAACACATGAATTCCATACAGCTTCTTCAGTCTgctgtggaaaaaaagacaacacataAATGATATGGCATTGTCACTTTATTCGATATAGCTATTTTACAGGGAAAATTTCTTTTGAAAATGGCTTGCCAAATGGCCGTTTATTTTGGAAAAGGCTTTTAATAAACCAACACGCAGCACTGCGGCGTGACAAGCTGTAGGAATGACAATGTTCCCCAGTGACAGATGGCATGAGCACAGCATGAGCAGTAGAGGTGCTGTATAGCTATTAATGAAACACTTGTTGTAAATGTGCTATACACCCAGGTTACATTATATAAACCCAACATTTATTCGCTGTCTTAACGCTTGAGACGCAGTGTCTACAGCGGCTCAACCGGGGAGGTAGAGCAGCGAATGGGAAAGTTAAAAATCTTAAAATGAAAGTTCTGGGGCGTAATAATGCTACTGTGACACCACGGAGTTCAGACGGGAACTGTAATTAGCACATTTCTCCCAGCTGTGTGGTACCACCTGCAATtaatggttgccatggtgatgctAACTGCGGAGCGATGCTCGGGTCAGGCGGTTCTTTTAATAGAGACAAAGCTCAGAGGCATCACTCACAAGTCAAGgttgttatttttacatttgacagagtgagagagaaggagagaggactcTGCTCCACGCACTGTTCATAGTTGGGAGCGGGATGTGAGTGGGGAGCAGAGCAAGCTAAGAAAAGTCCCTCGTTCTGTTTCCGCTGGTGAAACTGCTCGGTTGACGTTGCAGCCGACCAGGCCAGATGGAGGGCACGCTCACGCTCTGAGGCTCACAGCGGAGGTCTGTTCGCTCCGAGAGTTACTTTGCTTCAAAGACCACACTCGGGTTTGAAAGGTATGAATGATGCGAACCCCAAAAATGTACGTGCGACGATTTCCTCAATGAGCTTACCATGTGGAACGTTGAAAACAAAGTCCCTACATTGAATGTTGTTCATGTGGTTAGATGCCAAAAAAGAGGAAGACCAATTAAAGGAATTAATTGTGCATCCATTGCTTTGCTTTTCTGTGACTTCTTAATAATTGTTTTCACTACAAGGTGTCCTAAAAGAATTTCCATCAATTTTGAAATTGTAAAAGTTAAAATACGGTGTAAATAAAGTGATGAGGGGGGGACTTTGCTGACCTTCCCAGAAAAGAATGAAATGCCTCTTTGTTTGGAGCATTTTAATGAACTTGTACTGCCACTTCGTGTCTGAGAATCAGAtctatctgtatttattcttatttcttTATATAATTTAAATCATTGCTGAATAATTGGCTTTGTCTGATGGAAAATACCAGTATTACCAACACCTCAGTTTCAACGGAAGAGAGCTTTCTTAATGTAAGAATTTCTATGTACATGTTTAAAGTCTTGTGATGAAATTAACAGTCTAAAATCCTTTTGGCGTGTAATATTTAATCTGCCTTTTTTcagacctgaaaaaaaaaacaagtgactTCTGCTTAAGATATCTGAAATAAACGCATTGAATGGCCATGACATCataatgtgtgttgtttttatattcTCAAACTTGATATCTACCGCGCATGAATTCATTTTGgttcttgtgtgttttgtaagAACTTCTGTCTGACTTTAAAGTAGGTTTTACTGTATATGAGTAGGGAGTGTAACAGTCACAGTGCAACTACGTGATGTTGCAAAGAGATTTATTCCTTAATTATACTCGACTGCAATTTACTGTAATAGTGTctgtcaaccaatcagaagaCAGACACAACCTCCTGCAAGACTCCATTGCGGACAGTTTTTCATCTTGCAGTGAGTCAGGGAGCTCCACAGGACAAACGTCTAGACACAGAAATAGCCAGAGATACACAATTACTGAGCGTATTCTTCTGAATAAAGTCATTTCCTCCAATGTGAAGAAATAACAAAGTAAGCAGGTGtctggtgatgtcatcaggcCTAATTAAAGATAAGCACAGTGTTATATTCTTGAACTGTTGtattatttcaatttatttcaactcaaataaattacatttgtaaTACTTATAATTTAAGTATTATTTAATGTATATTACACCACTGATTTAGGAAGGAGGTTTAGGGTTTAGGATCTTATTAGGAGGTCCAACAATATTgccagaaaaatacatttccatttaCCAATAAAGCAAAGGGCCTCAGTGACATATTGAGTTAACTTGGTGAACTTCTGATTATCACTCTGTGTACATCCGAGAATTACAACAATGTCAGCATGCATAGCAATTCCAAAAAACGACAAacctttaaaaaatgtgataatgtGATATTCACATGAATTGGGTTGCTTGTAGATTTGGTCAGATCAGGCAACAGTGCAAACTAAACTGTGAATATTAATAGTGACCTTCATTTTAACATGCAGGTCATCTATTTACCCACGTGGCATAACCATCAGTCAGACTTGCCCACTACTGTGTCTCTGGACCAGTCCGCACCCCTCGTTGACCTCTAGCTGTGTAAATCTGTGAAAGCATATTTGGGAGAAGGCTGACATCTACGGGCCGTGTGACACAATTGCTGCTTTTCCTGTTTCCCCTGAATGTTTTACTGGCTGTTAACTCCTATAAACAATCGAGAAACACCCGGTTTACCGTGTGACATTTTTCATTAATAAAGATTAGATGGAATGGAAGATGAAATGCGCCTCTCTCGTATTCTCAAGCATCAGTTtatctttgctttttttaccatttttacCACTAAATGGGAATATTGCTCTGGACAATGGAATTATGTCACATTGTGTTCTGCTTGAGATTAATAAAACGTTTACAAGCAAAGGACATCAGGAGTAGTTCATTTCATTCACCTGGTGTGAAAGAGAAATACTTTAAACTGgattaaagggaaaaaaactcGATCAAATCTTATGAAAAAGATATCTTATCTGGTGACAGTAAACGGTATCTCTTTTATCAGCAGTGTCATGACAGTATTTCCCCGTTTTCTCCCTGTTAACTAGCTGTGACTTAACTAGCATTTCAACTTAAGCAAGTTGACAGAGTGATATATTTATATCGGAAGTGTATGTTTACCCTCACTGCAGTTTAATTTTGCTAATGTGacattcaaatcaaaataactAATTTAGTGCAAATAACAGAgttacaaatgaatgaattaaatcatGATACCTGAGTAATTTTGACAGTGACATTTCCCTCAAAGGAAGCAATAAATATGGTGACCTTTTCCTGTGGAACTTGATGCCATCTCCGGCTTTTTAAGTAATCGTCATTATGGCAGGTCAGATTAATATCGTCTGTTCAAGAGAAATATAATAGGAAAGTAATTAATAAATTTGTCACAACTAGTTTATGAGCAACAATtactaaatattttattaaatgtatgggtgaaatgttacatttacaaaGGTCACAACAGTAAAAAATCAATATTTGACATTGATTAAGTCCCCTATCCCTCCCTGAACAAACAAAGTTTCTCACATACTCACCGTGAAGTTTTCATATTTTTCAGTTACATAGCAAGGCATTTGCTCCGCCTAACACCTTCATCCGCACACATCATCTGCTGTATGAATAGCAATTAGGTGGAGCATTACCATCACTGTCACACTATACAATTACAGGCTGCTaatctttttctgtgttttgatgTGTTCAGACAAATGGTTCACACTCACATATAGTACAACTTTAAATTTACTGGCCTACCAATTTATTAGAAAATGAATGAGGAGATAAAATAGCCATTTCTTATGACTTCATTCTTTGTGAAGTCTAGCACAGATAAGACAGCAGGTCTCTATGTTGTTTTCATGGTTATTGGAGAATAAGCTATCAAACATACTAGAATATCTTCCTACCgctgtctccctccccctcacccgCTCTGACTGATCTTATCCGGGTTAGCATCCATCTCGTTTGACCTTGAGCAGACCCATGAAACGGGAAAGCTGCTTTGCTTCTTACACAGATTATATCAAAGCTTTATCAATAGAACTCTTAAAAAGCctttgtttttatgtatttataataCCAATTATTTGTACACAACGCCCTTCACGAAACATGGGTTACTTCATCACTAATTAAAGCAAATTAATGGAAACACCATTTACAACCCATTAAATTTGACAAATCCATATTAATATGAATCTTTCATTTGATGATTGTATTTGTGCGTGAAAGCGTGTTCTCATTAAACTGATCCAGAAAAACGCaagttttttttgctgttgccTTGGTAACAAGCAAACCCTTGCCCTTTCAGTCTACTGGCATTCGTTTGGATCGTACCACTTTTCTGCTCCGGGGGGGGACGTTAGGGCAGAACAAGTTATAGAATGGTCTATATTAACCAAAAGAGGACGACGTTAAAATAAACCGTATGTATTTACAAGTTAACTTAATATTTTATTCGATGTTCTCTACTTTAAACGTTGTATGTTAAACTACAGATAACCTCTATCCGTATCAACTCACCCCAGAGAAACAGCGTCCTCACATTAAACTGACGGTCGTACTGTAAGCTGTCAAAAGCTTGTTGCTTAGCTTAAATCTGTGCAGCGCTAGAGTAAAGTAAAGAAGGAACGAGGTCGAAATAACAAGCTACAATTACATGAACAGGGAAACACATTCAACGGGCTGTTGAGCGGACATTTCGGAAGCACTTGACATCTTGTTGTCGTTGACGTTTAGCGCAGGTCGGGCTGCCTTGTGGTCCCGTCCTAGCTGGTGCGTGATTCGCCGTTTCCTCCGGGAGAGCGGTTGGTCCGCGATGATGAGGTAAGCAGGTGCGCTCCTCGGCTAACGACGGCTAACGAACGGTGACGCTAGCATGTAACGTTCTTCAGACCTGCTGAGCCCCCCCGCCGCGGCGCAGGTTGTCCTTAGCAATGCCAGCTAGGTGTTTGTGATTTAGCTAGCTAAGGTAGCCCGAGGATGATAATGCAAATCAGAGACTTCCCGTCACCTCCAAGTAACGTCACCAAACTGTACACGACGACGGTGGGGGGACGTTAAATCTGGCCGGCGGTCATCGGCGCGCTATTGTGTTTTCTTGCtatttgttttattgagagACGAAACGTCATTTGCACAGTAAGTTACATAACGTTACAGTAGCGTGGTATTGGGCGGGACATCCATTATCAGACGATCGAAATTCACGCTTCTCCTTTTTCCGTGAGATTCGCACATCAACCCTGCACCAACGATTTAAAGCGATAaagaaatacactttaaaatTCGGTTAGATGGGAAATAACCCGCTTTCAAGCGAACCGAGCGTGGCAGCAGGTGTCACAAATACActgaaataaacatttgaagTTGCCTACtgttggacattttaaaagacaaCCAACAAAAAGTCAGCTGTGCAACAGGAGGTTAATCCCTGCTAAGTGCAGTAGGATACATTAGCTTGTCATCTTGGGAATTGTCATTCTGGATTTCAAATGAAATTTCCTTTTTTGAGTTACAAAGTACTTAGAAGTCAGTGTGCGTGGGAACTGAATGAATCATGTGTGCATCTTTGCTAAATTGAGGTGAATGATCTTGGATTAACACTGTGTTATTAAGGGGGTTGGCAGGATCTTTGGGCGTGAAATACAGTATCACATTGAGTATGGTGGGTAAGCTGCGTTGCAtgaaaaagtacatttaacatGTGTGATATTGCATACTTTGGAAGAAATATTATAATACAACAGTAAATCTAATGGCGAAAGCTCCAGTTTGTcagtaaataacaataaattggATGTCCTTTCATATCTGTAACAAAACCATTTGGGAAACTTTTCTTATTAAGGAGATCtacaaaatgaaatagaaaCGTACTGGGACTGTTTTTGGAGTTATTAATAACCATGAATCACCAAAAGCTTACAACATAGGACCTGTATTACATAGATTGTACTCACTTAGTTGTAAAACAAGTGCTCTGCACGTGGTCTTATTCGCGTAGAAGGATTGTGTCGTGTTACCAAGTGTACAATTTAATGTGCCTACACTATAAGACGTGATGCAGTCTCTTCTtaactaattacatttcattCTAAAGGGTCAACTTGCCAGCAGTGTCTCGCTCCAAGCCGTGAACAAACAGTGCACCAGCTCCTGCTTCCTATTGGCCGACTCCTGAGTGGGCGGGTCTTCCTGGGGGTTGGCCCCCagacaggaaggggggggggctggaaatGTTTCTGCCAGAGTTGGACAGGCAGATTTTTACTGTTGTGAAGAGAAAGTCTTGGCTCACTGGATCCGTGGAACAGAAGACGGGGTTTAGAGCCGCTGTTGTGGTTGTTATGTGAAGAAGTCCGCTGCTCACGAGTTGGATCTCTTACCTACATTCTTGGTCCGGAAGAGAAGTTCTTAAATGCTACCAGAAGTAGGGAAGTAGGTTTTTTCTTGCTCTGCTTCCTGACTTGCGCCCAAAGGAATTTGCTGCAGTATGCTGTGGGACAGCATGCAGTAAAGCCGAGCGGCTGCTGTAGCAGAAGATCTGGGTAAACAACAGaacatttatgtttgtttgtttgcacacaTGTAAACCCTTTTGCTCACTCCCTGCGGAGAAACCCTTGAAAATATGCATTCTGCTCACAAAATAAGCACCTTTTTACTGCCTGCTGAGCAACTTCCTGTGTGCTTTAGCAGTCGGACGATCCAGTTTTGTGTTTGAAGCCAAATGCGTTGTGTGTTTAAGCTCGATCTCGCTCGCCTTCTGTTCTCTGTGTGCTCTGGTGGCCGAAGATTCCGCATATCTGATGGTAGCAATTTTGCACGTAGCCCTTGTCTATTGACAAATAGGCAGTTACACCGTAACATGCAAAAAGGTTAAAGTGGGCAGAACTGAATTTATATGTGTTTTAGGATGAAATCTAATTTccattgttttgtcttttttatggtGCATATCGCTCACCAAAATATCTTGTGTCAAGTGTGACAACGTATCATTTATTTTACGGCCCTGTGGACGTGGAGCTTTGAAAATGTTTACATGCTGTACTGCTATCGACTGATTGATTACCTTCAGACCCGTTAGCTACACATTCCGGACTAGCAGCTGTGGCATTGTGTTTCTAATGTCGTTGACATTGTTCATATTTGTTGATGGGGCACGGCGGGAGCCATCGTTGGCAACATCAGGCTGGAAAACCTCTATAGATGTTCACCGTAAGATGTTTGTGCTGACACGgggcaaacaaaataaaaacaggatgaCTGACTGACCAACAGGACGAGGAAATAATGTGGATTCAGACACAGAATTGAGTGGTACGATAGATATAAGGTTGTTCACTTTACCAACCAGGAAACCTAGCAGTTGATAGCATGTGTCTGTATGAAGCCGTAGTTTCCAAAACCCGGACTGCTAgtaggttttgtagttttgttcaTCAAATTTAAATATTGGCTGCTGCGGTCTAAAAGCTGTGGCTCCTCTTAAACGCATTCCTCTCTTATCATTTTCTTATTCCCAGTTTGCCGTTGGTGTTTGACATGTCAGTTCTTGTCTGCTTAGAGCTGCCACAAGCATTTTCATTTTCGATTAATCCGTAAgtcatttttaatgtttaatgtccaTTACAGGATCCCAAACTCCAAGATGATGCCTTCGAGAGATTCTGTTTTTGTGTAACCACCAGTCCGAACCCTCTGTTGACAGTGATATCAAAGAGACAAAGATCGCGTCTGAGAAGCTGGAACCAG
The window above is part of the Gasterosteus aculeatus chromosome 16, fGasAcu3.hap1.1, whole genome shotgun sequence genome. Proteins encoded here:
- the hs6st3b gene encoding heparan-sulfate 6-O-sulfotransferase 3-B, which produces MDDRSSKLVLAPILAVLFVMIGYQYICPAGSNSCYFKAAEKSAGVSLLSTPYQDTDDFYRDQDLEDDSPARQTASQFNFTERDLDRHVEFNIKGDDVIVFLHIQKTGGTTFGRHLVRNIRLEQPCDCKPGQKKCTCHRPGKEESWLFSRFSTGWSCGLHADWTELTNCVPDIMDKKRAQRNNRNFYYITMLRDPVSRYLSEWKHVQRGATWKTALHMCDGRSPTQDELPTCYSGDDWSGVTLTDFMNCPSNLANNRQVRMLADLSLVGCYNLSSINDSQRNHILLSSAMSNLKNMAFYGLTEFQRKTQYLFERTFSLRFIAAFTQINSTRAANVDLSEPVRRRIEELNYLDVQLYEYAKDLFLQRFQFTRQREHQEVRLKRREERRWLRERKEQGRPWSPKHRGAGGWGGRRGGGPEKGSEGDSPTTTEDYTSQVVRW